From Solanum lycopersicum chromosome 4, SLM_r2.1:
ATACTGTATGACTAGGGAAGAATGGATCTTAGTTGATGGAGATTATAGACTCTTCTGGACCCCATGCCTCTCCGAGATCATTACTATATATCCAGAATCTCCATAGAACATCACTTGCAATGATTCAAATGAGTTACAATTCTGTGTCTTGCTTCTGAGTCCGTGGAATGTTATACAGGATAAGACCAATGAGAAGGACAGCACTGCCGAGAAGGAAGAAAGGGCTCAAACTTGAACCTTGTGGGAGATATGGCAGCGGCATGGAGAGAAGATACATTGACAAAGGCACTGCATAAGAAAAGAGGTTTAACCGTTTAAGAATCTGGTTGGTCATAGGGACTACATAAAATTCAAATGTAATCGACACCTCTAAGCACTGTATGCAGAGTTTCTGCAAGAGAGCGAGAGAGAACCTGATGACATCACAACAAGGGAAGAAATTACAGCAGATGAAATCTTCATAAGATTGAGAGCTGATATGTTGAAAGCAATATTTGTAAATATGTAAAGAAGGGGTAGCAACGGTGCTCCATCACAACCTGACCAATAAAAGGTGCCAAAAGAACAGTCAGACTCATCAATCCATTACCTTGGGAAAAATACTTCTAACTTGATAATCGTGTCTTCACATCTATAATGGAAAAGACAACTAAAATTTTGTTTGGATTACATCATAACTGTTGAAACTAATATTTGCTCGTGAAATGAACACTATACCAGCAGTATATGTCCCATTTGAGAAATTGCCTGAAAATTGTGATTTCGTTCTTGTTGAGATTCACTTTTAAAGTACAGCTATAGACCAAATCCCAAGAGACACATACTAATTGAGTTGCAACCAACATTAAGTTTTCAAAACCAGTTTCTATGCTTGGTTTATATTATTCCAGTACCCCAAGTTCTATGGATAGTATAATAATGTAAGTAGAGCAACCTCCTAGCAACTAACGAGTACATATATTCATACTATCCAATATATCACCACTCTTTTTCCCGATGGGCGCAAACATATTCTTGAAACCTCTATGTGATTGACTGAGGAAAGCAGGAACATTTTGTAATTTGTAAACAACACTTTCCTGCCAAAATATTCTAGATTCTAGAAAATCATGACCCACACCAACGCAGTTTGCAAATGCTGAAATGATGCACATTGACCTTTTATGCAAGCCACACACAAGTTCAACATAATAGAGATTGCACCTGAAACATTGTTCCCTATGTTGAAGAAGCAACCAGCACCGCTCTTAAGAAATGAAGGGAGCTCAGAAAATGGTATGCCCTTCAAGTTTGAAAGAAAAGGcagaaaaagaagaacaaacagagcctacaaaaaaaaaatagacattaCAAATGCAACATTTAGAATACAGTGTCGCTGAAAGGTAAACAGATCAATTCACTCTCTGAAAATGCAATTCcccatttttttatatactccCTTCTGTTTCAATTTGCCTGTCCTAATTGTACTTCCCTTTTTTGATTTGTTCCAAAAAGAATGTCTCTTTTCTAATTTGACAACTTTTTTAATTTGAGCATTCCACTAGACATGTTTAATTAAGACCACATTATTAAAAGGTATTTTGGTACATTATACATTTGTAGTTTAAcaccacaaaattcaaaaatttctttaCTTTCTCTAGTTCcatgtcaagtcaaactaagacgaacaaattgaaacggagggaacacacacatatatgtaatataaatgtatataaatAGCAATGCTAGACTAAACATTCATTGTCTATAGTGTGCAAGGTTGTGGTAACAAACTACAATTGATTCTGCAATAACACTTTGGCAACAGCATAAACTGCAAATAGAAGAGCATAAAGGGTTTGAGTGGCTTGCAAATCCATGAAAAACATAGCGGGAccaatcaaaataaaaagagattttGCATATGGTTATGCAGTCTTTTGAATATTTCCTCTCTCTATCAGAAATTGTTGGGCATGACCTCTGCGTAGATGCAAATGAAACTTCACCGAGAACTAGATTTCACGAAAAAAGGTTTTTCTTTTAGCTTCCAGTTGACGACTGGAACTATACAAATGGTGCTCAGTGTGACTATTTAAGACAATACAAAAGCCAGCAGTTGGTATTTAATTCCACTCGACTAACAGAATTGAACAAATGGTGCCAAATGTGAAAACAGCTATTTCAACAGAAGAATCAGTAAATTGGCATTTGCCTAAGGCTAATTAACTCAGGACTATGTACGCATTTTACTCTGAAATAACCCTGAAGAACAGAGTTTTAGGATCCAAAAGTTAGTGTATTAAAATTTCACGCGCTCATACAAATTACCTGGAATCCAGATCCAAAAGAATTGACGACAAAGATATCAAGAACCTTCCCCTGTATAAATTGAATATCTATCAGGACTGTGCATTAAACATTACCAACAGAGTTGCGAAGAGATCGATGGAGTATCTCTCATGCACCCCATATTCAAAGCTAAGTGAAGGAACATAAAAAGCTCTGTAAAAGAGAGATGCACCTTGAGTCGGCTAGCAGCATCAATAAAAACAAACTCCTACACATTCAAAGCCCTTGAAATGATTAATTGAGGATCCAGACTGCTATTGGTACACATCGTGATTTATTGAATACCTTAATAATAGATGCAGCGGCTTGGAATGCGCTTGAAGCTACCATCAATACTGGCCAAACAAATGCAATTCCTGCCAACATCTGGTTGGAGTCTGATCCGCTGCATTCCACAATCACAAAAGCCAAGGTGAATAAAAGTAGCATAACCgttcacaaaaataataattatgagcTGCTTGATCACACAGAACAAACTTCCTAGCAGTATCTGTAACAGTTTATCTGCCAAAATGACCGGCCACAGGAAGTAGCTAAGTGACCCCCCAAGAAAGAAGATAAATATTATAAGTTCTGCATGTTCCCAACCAACTTTGTCAATAGAAGTAAAATAAGTCCCCTTGTAGCTTTATGAATAAGATTGGGGTGCTTCTTTTTGTGCTAACAAGTCAGATGCACTGTCACGTACATGATTCATTCAGGTGGCCCTATAACAAGGAATGAGTTTAGGATACAAAACCTATCAGAGTATCCTCTAAAAGAATGTGATAAAATAGTAATTTCACCGAGTcaggggtggggggtggggagATTGGAGTTCAATAGACCTAAGAACTAGAATTCAGTTATTGATTTTGGAGGGGTGAAAAGTTGGAGAGGATTTTGGCAGCTAGCGAATTGGCAAAGCCTCAGTTACACACCTGAAGTACCAGTGTGGCGCATACCAAGGCTCGTAGCGTGGAATTTAGGATATTATACAATTAATAGGAACATAGGCAACTAAGCACCGAcatgcaacaacaacaaatacaaCATGTCCAATGTGAGGTCACAAATGGGGTCTAGGGAGGAGTGGGGTGTATGCAGATGTTACCCCTACCTTTGTTGGGGTAGAGAACTAGGCACTGACATGATGTAATTAAAAAGAAGCAGAACCAGTTTTACTGTAAACAAGAAGTAGAGCAAGGGAGGTGGTCCTCTAGCACTCATATGGACCACATGGAATGAAAGAAACTGTACAACATTTAAAAGGGGATTGAAAGCACCCCGCTACATAATAGCagaattatgttttatttgtatttttgcaGATTTTTGGAGCTCGTGAGACATTTCTATTCGTATTGAGtttgaaaaagttttttttttttgagatagcATTTCTATTAATATTGATTATTGGTTGCTCAGCGCCTTGCTCTTTCTAGGAACTGATATTTTTATCTTGAGATGTTCTCTTTTTTAATACACCTTGTGAGTGGGGCCCTCCCATCAATGTCAATAAAACTTAGGATATATGTCCGCTTTGACACCATATCGAAGCACGTGACCGCCTCATCTAAAAGCTTGAATtgttaattcaaattttcaagaaaCCTCCTCATGAGCAGATCCGATTCTTTTCTCTTTGGCTCAAACAcgtgaaatttttttgttgataggTTAATAATGATACTTGAACTAAGGACATTTTCCTACAATCATACCATgtgaagtatattttttttggaaactgaaagataaaaacaaaacGAAGTATATGACCACCTCATATTAAAGATTAATTTGTGAGAGTGGACAATTTCATTATTGATCTTAGGACTTCAACGAAATCCTATTTAAACTTGCAacctaagaagaaaaacattttttaggaCCCTAAAGGAGAAGAGTGTGTGACCTTGTTACAGCTAGTACCACTCCAGCAGCAACCAATAAGCATCCAGCAATTTGATTCACAGAGTATGTTCGTCCAAGAATGAACACAGAGAGAGTCAGCTGCCACACCAAGAAGGTCTGCAATGAAAAGGTCTTTGCTAAGAAATCTTGTTTTGCTTCTTTTATACATGAGCGAAAACTTTATTAAGCAATCTCGAGGATACAATTATAACTCTTCCAGTTTGAAGTTGGTTAGGACATGAATTTTCAGCAATTTATAGAGCCTACTCCCCATTCATGATTCAATTATCAGAAATAAGATTAGATAGCTGTCAGTAAGGCTACAAAAATTGCAACTAAAAGAAAATGCATGCTTTGAATCACCAAGCATacatttaatttatcaaaaactaTTGCCATGGAGTATTAAATTGTAATAGCATTTTGTGTATTCTAAAGGAAAAGCAAGGATGCATTGAATGTGTTGCTCCATCAGAAAAGGGCATCCCATTTCCATGCTCTTGGAGATATACCACCAAGGCAAAGATAACTTGAGAACTATTTCGTGCTCTTTTATTGGCGAAAAGGGGAATCTTAATGTTATTAGTGTTACCTGACTAAGTATTGGTATGGCTGGTCCAGGAAGCATGGCTGTAAAGTACCAAAAATAAAGCAATCAGAAATCAATTTACAACTCAAAGAATCATCCATATTCATTTCTCTGTGGAACTTACTATTGTTTTCCAGTTTAGATAAAGCAGCAAATAGCTGAGAAAAGACTAATATTTGTTGAAAGACGAGATGTAGAGTAAGAAGTAGAACATAAAGGATCTATCGTCTTTTTCCAGTGAAGGAagaaatctagagagagagagagaggaaacaTTCAATTTATTATTGTAGAAATTCCTTAAATACAAGGTAATACCTCCAGCATACATTCCACATATGACCCCAAGGGCTTCGAGGAAACCAATGAGCAAAAACCGTGATTTCGGGTAGGCCACCATCTCCTTTGTTACAATACCAGCACGATATCTCGCATACAAAATGGATAAATAAATAGCCAAGTACCTGAAGTTAATTGAGCCACGTTAAGTATCAGCATCCACGTAGTAAAACAAATATAGGTTAACTAGGATCAAAAACCTTATATTGGATAATGGCATTTCCTACTAAAAATCAAAGTAATGGACATGTTTTTCCACAACCTTCTTTGACCAGCATATTTGAGTTTTTAATTTAGATTGTCATCTCAGCTAGTCATTGACTTGAGTGTAGGCAAATGCTGACCCCTTAGACTAAAAAATTCACTGGGCACTTACTTTCCTATGCATCTAAGGTAGGTCAAACAATGTTGATAATTTACATTCTTTTTGTAAGTACCAAAGTAGATGGTTTATGGTTGACATGCTAGGATTTAAGACACGATGGCACAGAAGGAGTTGGTCTCAAGCAATCAATGATCCAGAGGGATGAAAACTATTCCTCAATCTGCATACTTTATGTGACTCCCCTTTACAGTAGTCATTCAACATTCCACTCCCAGCATCTTCAATGCAAGAGAAATTTACCAGGATAGATGTCCAGTTATAATTTTGTGCTTCCTAAATACGAAAGGTGATCAATTGCTAAATCACTACTCACAAACTAAGGTTGGAACTGGATTTTACGTATAGAAGAGAACAAACTTATTGGATATCTCCTCACCTTCATTTTCCTTTGGttataaacacattttttaaaatggaaCTTCAGGAGTAAGGATGTTAGTGTTACTCCCTTCTTTCCAATTTATATGATAACTCTTCTCAATTTGTAAAGTTCCCAAATGTTTGTCATGTTTCTCTCCTATGCAACTGTCGCAGCTATCAGGAATACAAAAATTCACCAATCCAATCAAATTTACAATTTCGATGTGATTCTTTCTTTATAAACCTATTCGTCAACAATTACTTTAATGGTTTTCTTCTGCAATCactaatatgtatatataaaaatcaaattaaccTCTTAACTCCGCATCCACTCAATTATCTTCCTATACAAAGTAACAAACAGAAAGACATGTTATTTTCATAGTTGAGGGGAGCTGATCATGGAAATCTCTGCAAGGTCATTAAGGGACAACATACTATAGTAATTGCAAATTTAtgtgttatattttttactagCTACCAGGGCCAACTATGCTGCATTTATTATGAGCTTTCCACATTCAAAGGACTTTTATGATTTGTCTACCACGTAATTGCAATTTCATTCAACCCAAGGTAACTAGGAAACTAGTATACATCTCTGAAACAGCTAAAAACAAGTTATATATGGAAGTCTATGCTCAAGACAGGCAGACAATAGAGTCAGACAACAAAATTTCCTGCGTTTTATTCACAATAGTCACCACTCACATTGAAGTCCTACTAACTATCTCTATGCGAGTGTTCAATATATTCCAAAAGAATCAGGAACAAAGTATGAGAGTCATGAGGTTTGATCATTACAAATTCAGATGATCAAAAAGTACGACTATacatcatgatttttttttcgtAAATATTTACAAGAGTGAAAAAATCATAGTCgaaggaaaacaaagacaatcaCACTCTTCAAATAGTAGCATCACTCTTTCTGAAATGGAGAAAGTATTAAATTAGTTCCCTAAAACAACTTTCAGCTTCGAAGTACAAAAAATCCAAATCATCCAGGTAAACATCAGTGATCGGGGATCATACAATAATTGAAAGAGAAACACCAAAACTCACCCAAAAGTAGTAAGTTGAGCTAGAAAAAACGGGTACTCCTTCATCGGAACAAGCGCAAGTTTGTAAAGCACCCGATTCCCAACACCAAGCACCAAAGTCAAAGCAGAATTCAGAATGATTAGCTCTCTAGTCACATCCAACTGGCGGCCAGAATCACTTCCCACAGCAGATGCGCGGAATTTCGAGCTCGAATTCGAAGTCTGCCGAGTAAACGAGGTACTCCGGCGGTGGATTTCCAGACGCCGTGAAGATGTGAGAAGAGGCATCACCGGAGAAATGTGACTTGGAGAAGAAGGCAATGAGAAGAGAGATTTAGGGTTTGATCCATTGAAAGCTCGAGGAAGAGATTGTGTAGGTAATTTGGCGCGAACGGTTTGAGAAGATAAAGAGCGAGACTCcatgaaattgattttttggtTAGGTGAATGTGGAAAACTCACTGATACGAACTGCTCATATCAAGTAAAATTCAAACCATCAAATAAGATAATTGGTCccattaaacaaaaaaaaatattaaaaaaaggtgAACTTTGTTTAGAttgcaaataaaatatttagaaataagTACATGGACGACCACAAAAATTtacatagaatttttttaaaaaaatatttgaattatatattatcataattgaatatttaaatatataataaaaattattgttaaacattatatagttttaattttgaaaaaaaacttatcaCTTGAAGAATAAAGATCTTAtataaataagttaataaaaaatatatatgatcttttttaattatacatgttatcttaaattataatacatttagattttataatttattgagATTAGTAGCGGagatatatattatgtaataatTCTTCTATGTAATAACTAATTGAGAAcacatgtaaaaaaaattcacaagttAGATTGAAAAATGATTAGTATAAAtatcttatattttatgttggaTTGAAATGaatatcaattcaaatatatggaATAAAATTTCTCCACAAATTTAAGATATTATCAATGTTAACCTCAAAAAACACATGGAACATGTGTATGCATATTTAATTTCCCTTTCATTTAGTCATTTTCTAGTTTCATAATGTATTCTTTGTATGTCacttgaaattattatttatttttttataacatttcaatataagaTTCGAGATTTATgcttaatacaaaataatatcgTCCGCCTTTATTATCTCTTCTAAGCTACGACACATTATTTCAAGAAAACGGTTGGtcatatcaattatttattttattttaaattttatttttagggttgaaatttttatattttatttgaagtatAGAATATAGAATTTTAGAtgtgttactattattattattatttaattattattgataagaagagagagagaaatgggtcaaaagaaaatgtcattttaattttttttggagacTCCAGGATAACCCGCAGCAGTTATAACTTTTGCCACAATCTTTGTTCTTTTAGGTGAGCACTTTGTGCGCATTGGATAAACTCTCCATTGTGTAATAGCTTGCAAACAACACAGGGAATGTAAATCGCACGGTTTACTAGGTAAGTTCTATGCGACTGGCTCGACTTATAAATTATTGAGGGGAATCAATCCCGGGTCATCAGTGCGAATAATAATTCgatattttatgaattattatataatgaACTCAGAGATAACGTAGATTAGTTTTAAAAGCCTACTAATTTAAGTAAGTATCTAATGTGTTCTTCGATAGTGAAGTCATTTCCAAAGGAGAAACAATGTGTTTTTGAAATCAACGTGTTTCGTGGTTAAAATCTCTGAagaatttaaatgaattaaatttgattaggtagagagaaaaaaaatcttaacaaaaaattaatattctgCGGATATATAACTCAAACTCCTTTATATTCTTTGAATTTTATCGGTGGTGTAGCTATTAAGATCAATACAATTATTTATATCTCTTGTAAAATTGATTAgctacattatattttatatttttcttattctttataagttattttatgAAACGAAAAAAGAATCGCGCATCtacaataaaattagaaaaaaatgaataataattctATCAAACAATATAAATATCCAACAACTTATAGCTACATAGTTTTTGTATGATAAAATCTCTCAACGAAAACATTTTTTGCTTGCGCATTTCATTCATTATGTGCAAGAATAGTCAATAAAATAGATCTTtgcaataatatttaaaaacttattaaGTGTACCAGTAATATGTATGGATTCAATTTATGATATTAgtagaatatatatttaatccaAGTTTTCCgtacataaattataatcaaacaaaatttcaacttcaaaattttcaaaaaattaaaaatatttgaattttatgttcATGTGCTTATTTGCTAACTAGTATTTgactaaaaattttgactaaaatattatagattggacttcaaaaatttatttgaccataaaatttgatcaaattataaaaatctaacttttatataatttcaagATCTTAACAACTGTCTCAGACCATTTTTAAGTTCTTAGAACTTTCACTcacgaaaaatttaaaatctaaaatcaCAATCATAAACTCAAACTTTCAAGTATCAAGTTTCAACAAATAACATCTATGGCTAAAGAGGAGCTTAGATTGGATAGCAAGTTTGGtaagatattctttttttaattattctttctagaaaataattttgttcatAAGGATTATATGTTGCAATGatcgagaaaaaaaaatggttttcaCCCATTTGTAATAGAAAATCTAATTAGTGGAGTGATAAGCAGTGTGTAGGCATAAGTTGGGTTAATtcgaaatttaatttttttttgaattgaattagggattaaattttgaattcaaaattttaaatttcatggaTTTTGATTGAATATTGAGTCTAAATACCATGGATATTAGGATTTCTGAAGTTGCAATTTTCTAtaagtttaattaataatataaaactatATGATATGAGAGTATAGTGACCTCAATCCTTGTTAACTGAATAATTGTAGAagttatatttcataaaaaattcaaaaattactttctttaatttatattaagtgaatatctaatattttttttattgttcataataattgatttatttaaagttCAAGATAAATGTGTGAATTTTGTTCTATATTTATCCTTTCCTTTGATgaagtattatattttttacgaGATAAATTATACTATTTACAAAGTAACGTCTacgattaaaaaaacaatagagaaaatgtcttttaatttatttccttaaatatttttcttaatagttaTGCATTGCCtcacaaaatcataaaatttgacCAGATTTAAAAATCTAACCtttaaataatttcaagatCTTAACAACTGTATCTGACCATTTTTTAGGCTCTCATGACTTTCACTCACAAAACTTTAAAATCTAAAATCACAATCATAAACTTAAACTTTCAAGCTTCAACAATAAAATCTATGGCTAAAGAGGAGCTTAGATTGAATAGCAAGTTTggtaagatatattttttaaattattctttttagaaaataattttgttcatAAGGAGTATATGTTTTAatgattcataaaaaaaataaaaatttcacccATTTGTAATAGAAAATTTAACAGCGGTGATAAGCAGTGTGTAGGCAAAAGTGGGCCAATTcggaatttatttatttttattgtatttttttttaattttttaaatttatggattttgATTGAATATCGAGTCTAATACAATGGATATTAGGATTTCTGAAGATACAAATTTCAATGTCTTATTTTTAGCTTTATCCATATCATTTGTGCTAAATGCTAGGAAtaagttcattttctttttaaagttATAGTATAAGTTAtgttaataatatgaaaaactaAATGATATGAGAGTATCATGATGGCAATTTTTATTAACTGAATAACCGTATAAAGttatatctaataaaaaaagctattttttttatttcatactaagtgattttttgagatttttttattgtttaaaataattgaattgtttAAAGTTCAAGACATATGTTTggattattttctattttgtcctttcttttaattgagttttatattttctacaGGATAACTTACACCATttacaaagttatatttatgattcaaaaaaagataatattaaaaaatataatttcaattatGTCCTCAAACATTTTTCTTTAACAATGTGCATTGCCTCACTATACAATACAGTGCTATCCAAACAAAAAGTGTTAATATGGAATAGAAGAATTATTAGATTAACTGAGATCGttaatttttatgattgatCTTAAAGGCTCAAGAATCATAATTTACCACAGTGGCTACACCAattaatccaaaattgaattttacccaattcatcattattttattttaattgtagtttttttcaatttaaaaactttaaaattttcatattgaaTTCGAACAATTCATACCCTcgacttaaaataataaatacttctttatttttaacttttttctttttaaatttgaacCTAGATATAAGTTTGGacaactttcatatatagcaaacataaaatgcatatttgtatgttataataaagtttgcataattgcactccatagcaaacacataaatgtataattcgctatacatatacaattgaagcgaattatataaaattaagtgTGTAAAactagaaagagaaagagacttgaacagagaattgtataaaacaaagtgtataaaacgaattgtataaaatgtaaaagtgagaaaggcaaaagagacttggacagggaatatacaattgaatcgaattgtataaaacgagaaagagagaaattatatacaatttaaatttgtataaaacgaaaaagagagaaagacaaaagaaactgggtaGGAGagcatttttattgtttaattataagtgtataagacgaaaatatttataaattttctctcgctttatacaaatagaaacacaatttatacatttcgattaatattattatttaaatcagATTTGCTGacgttattatcattattttaattataatattattttttaaaatatttttcacattacCACCAAAATCATTCTAATTGCTATTAATTAGTGTCTCAATTTGCATAAATTCGACACACTtccattaaaatcatttttcattctCTCACTTTTCTCGAAACccagcttcttttttttttttttttttcttcatcatctCTGCTTCAACAATTGGCACTATTTTGTGGTGAGAATTCTATCAATTTACTATGTTAAAGAGAGAAGAATCGAAATTCCTActtattaaagttttttttcgAAGGAATTTGTTTGATCtatttctataaattttgattctttATTCAAAGTAGAGTACAAATTACTCGtttgaaaattgtatgattCTTGACTGATACTTATGGAGAAGATAGTGATGTCAAAAGGGTGGAGAAGATAGTGATGTCAAAAGGGTGGAGAAGATAGTGATGTCAAAAGGGTTCTTTGATTGAAAGTAGAAAATCAAGTTTAAGGGTGTTTCTGaagttatttttgtttggtcaaaagattcaatttttcttctaaatttgtGCAGCCATGGATGAGCAATTTATTCTGAGGGTTCCACCTTCTGTTGCTGAGCGAATTGACCgtcttttaagtgaaaatcctTCTTCAGAAGACAAACTGGACTTGTCTTTTTCTGgtaacttctttttttcttttggagtTCTAAATATTGTTGTGCAGGAGCTTATAGTTTTAAGTTGATGGTCAAGAATACACTGAACTATCAGGTGTTCATTGTTCCCTTTTATTACTTGAAATGTGGCAATTATTAAGGTAGGAAAAGGAAACAACTAATAGTTGAGGTGTCTTTTGGTAACTAGTTGGTGATGGTTTAGGTAGGAAAAGTAAATACCGGACAGTTTAGGTTGAAAACTCGC
This genomic window contains:
- the LOC101260721 gene encoding protein CLT2, chloroplastic isoform X3, yielding MESRSLSSQTVRAKLPTQSLPRAFNGSNPKSLFSLPSSPSHISPVMPLLTSSRRLEIHRRSTSFTRQTSNSSSKFRASAVGSDSGRQLDVTRELIILNSALTLVLGVGNRVLYKLALVPMKEYPFFLAQLTTFGYLAIYLSILYARYRAGIVTKEMVAYPKSRFLLIGFLEALGVICGMYAGAMLPGPAIPILSQTFLVWQLTLSVFILGRTYSVNQIAGCLLVAAGVVLAVTSGSDSNQMLAGIAFVWPVLMVASSAFQAAASIIKEFVFIDAASRLKGKVLDIFVVNSFGSGFQALFVLLFLPFLSNLKGIPFSELPSFLKSGAGCFFNIGNNVSGCDGAPLLPLLYIFTNIAFNISALNLMKISSAVISSLVVMSSGSLSLSCRNSAYSA
- the LOC101260721 gene encoding protein CLT2, chloroplastic isoform X1 codes for the protein MESRSLSSQTVRAKLPTQSLPRAFNGSNPKSLFSLPSSPSHISPVMPLLTSSRRLEIHRRSTSFTRQTSNSSSKFRASAVGSDSGRQLDVTRELIILNSALTLVLGVGNRVLYKLALVPMKEYPFFLAQLTTFGYLAIYLSILYARYRAGIVTKEMVAYPKSRFLLIGFLEALGVICGMYAGAMLPGPAIPILSQTFLVWQLTLSVFILGRTYSVNQIAGCLLVAAGVVLAVTSGSDSNQMLAGIAFVWPVLMVASSAFQAAASIIKEFVFIDAASRLKGKVLDIFVVNSFGSGFQALFVLLFLPFLSNLKGIPFSELPSFLKSGAGCFFNIGNNVSGCDGAPLLPLLYIFTNIAFNISALNLMKISSAVISSLVVMSSVPLSMYLLSMPLPYLPQGSSLSPFFLLGSAVLLIGLILYNIPRTQKQDTEL
- the LOC101260721 gene encoding protein CLT2, chloroplastic isoform X2, producing the protein MESRSLSSQTVRAKLPTQSLPRAFNGSNPKSLFSLPSSPSHISPVMPLLTSSRRLEIHRRSTSFTRQTSNSSSKFRASAVGSDSGRQLDVTRELIILNSALTLVLGVGNRVLYKLALVPMKEYPFFLAQLTTFGYRAGIVTKEMVAYPKSRFLLIGFLEALGVICGMYAGAMLPGPAIPILSQTFLVWQLTLSVFILGRTYSVNQIAGCLLVAAGVVLAVTSGSDSNQMLAGIAFVWPVLMVASSAFQAAASIIKEFVFIDAASRLKGKVLDIFVVNSFGSGFQALFVLLFLPFLSNLKGIPFSELPSFLKSGAGCFFNIGNNVSGCDGAPLLPLLYIFTNIAFNISALNLMKISSAVISSLVVMSSVPLSMYLLSMPLPYLPQGSSLSPFFLLGSAVLLIGLILYNIPRTQKQDTEL